The genomic region CTTGAGGATCCAGGGACCGAATAGGTTTGATTGAAAGAGTATGTAAGATATGCCATCCGTTTCTACCAAGTAGCAGTTTTCACGTTAAAAATATCcagtgattaaaaaaaattagcccCTGCCTTGTTAGTATTTTAtacttcatattataaataaagtttatttcctGTATGCGCTCATCTCGGTAAGTTGTGGACAgtttttttcagtttgaaaGAGGGTtgcatgaaaaataattatatttatgctaCCCAAGCGAAGCCGGGGCGCTAGCGTAATACAAAGTTGGTTCTTTCTTGATGTTTCTGTCTAGACAAAGAAATGAATACCATCcatataactatattttataattattgcaataaaccgtgaaattattaataaaacaaacacaGTTATCAGTCGCAGCATTGTTTTATATCACAACGtgtttaatcataataaagtttgtaaactatacagacaataaaataattatgtcagTTTCAAAGAATCTTGTGTTATCActctataataaaataaacggaatcagtttaaatattattaaaataaagatggcGACGAGTTAAGTGCTTCCATTTACTGCGTTTTCTACACAAGGAATTaaaggtttttatttcttaactaTATGAAGTTTTCAGTTTcgtggatggcgtaaaaggcgactgacaCCCACGCTTGCTTACATCCTATGTGGACAAGAAAAAGGtccagacgggagtcgcttcgtaaaTATTCTCTTACCTATTCCTCCATAGTTTCAAGACGGATCCTAAGATccgctacaaaaaaaaaaccggaaCATTTCAAAAGCCCGAAAATATCAAGATTTCCCAGAATTCCCGCTGGATCAATAACTATATTTTGCAGATCGCGGATATCTTGCTTGTTTCTTAAAGTATGCTTTACTTATAAAACAGAAATAGTAGTTAATAAACTTACTACAAAAAATCCCACTGTATTTTTATCACAGAACTCACGTTCCACATAGGGCGAAAGAACAAAACAGAGTGAAAAAACGTTAATTAACTAATACAAtacacataatatatatattattgctTCTCCAACACTGATTTGAGTTTTGTAATGGTCATTGCCAAGTGTAATGGGTGTGCATTGTGTGCCTGTTACGCTCATTTTGTCGATATAAAAGGAAACAAATGTTGAGagaattgattttaaaattcaatatttttttaacaaataaaattgtttgtcGACATCTCTACACAATCATAGCGGGAACAACTACACAACAACAGCTAAATCACACTATTTTACggatttaaaagaataaatggAATCGTGTGACTAAACATAGTCTAAGCATCAGTTCCCCAGGGAATAAACTCAGCGTGGTGAGAAAATCTACACTTTGATGGCGATCGACCCCGATACATCACTGCCGCTATAAATTTGTCAACAGCATTGGATACtttgtaaatgtaattataatgtaTCCTGAATTCCTAATCTAACATGATAGCCACTAACTGTATGCCGAATTTTAGCAAAATCTCTCTGTTGAGCAATGGTGCAGATAAAAGAAAGtgcttaatttaaaaaaaattaatttattgccaatttttaattacatagtCACAAATTTAAATGCAAGCAACATTTTCTTAACCTAGTTACTCaaaaattcagtaaaaaagaacaattcatttccaaaatgaaaaaaaaaaatggaactaaagcaatgtttttaaaatacattagaACTATTAAGTACATTACTATAATAACATTCTGAACTCCTGCTCATCTCTGAAAGCAAATAGGTATTTTCTTGTAAAGGTATTAAAAAACTGATGGTGTTTAGTCACCAGCATATCAGCCTACCCAAATTCATTGAAAATTCGCCTCTATTAACGCGTCAGAGAGTTCCATGCCAGTAACATGATAAATGATAAGGTGTATGGCAAAAGCACGgcatattatataaaagtttttactaGATTTGCTGTTATGcaattgtaaaaatacaagTCAATAATTGTATATCATTTAAGCTTATTCATCTCAGCTAGTAGTTGAATCATGTAGTTATTTTCCTGTCATTTTTCTAATTTCCTCCTTTTTGAATCTTCTCCAGCAGCAACTCGAGCCGTCCAGTCATCACTGGCTGCCCCTTCTTAGTCTTCCTACTCAACTTCTTGAACCTATCCTGTTTCTTCTTCTTATACTCTTGCAACTTCTGCATTCTCTCTTCTTTCATCTTTTCCTTTTCATGTTTCTTTTCCAACTTCTCCTGCTGTATTTTACTGTATTGCTCTTTAGCCTTTTGAAATGGAtccttattctttattttattctctTTTTCAATAAGATCGGGATGTCTAACAAATTTACCTACTTCCTTGCCGGAGTCTACATTGTCTTCATCAAACGATTTAGGTTTGTAACTACCAGCGGTCTCATTTTTCacatctttataataattacgtaACAGCTTTTTCTTTCGCTGCTCTTCCCACTGTTCCAGCTTGTATTTtttgctatatttttttaaacgataAGTTTTCTTATCGAATGGTTTCTTTTCATCAGCagatttttccttttttgtccCAGCATCACCtatatttctgtttttattgaattgattTTGTCTCTTTTCCTTCTGTTGTTGTTTGCTATCATCATTCTTGGGATTACCTTTCttgtttgaaaagaaaaatgagTCCTTCTTACTGTCCATTTTTGTCAGAACTCAAGACCTATAAAGAAATGAGAAAGCGTGTTTgataacaacaaaataatcacaaaaaaggagcatgcaaacaaaaataataaagcaaTGAAATAAACACGCTTTCACATTTCCTTATGGGTGAAGTTTGAGAAAGAGTGTAATAGTGAAAAATGGCAATCAAATCGATAttgatttcttaaattttaaataacagtGAATTGCACATTTGAGTGCAACAAATATGTGCCATTCTTAATTTGTTtcacacataaaataataaagtgactataaatgtaggtattgtgtaatattaagtacctatctaggtgagaatttttttttataaaatactttcaaGTAATAAGTAGGTTCATGTGCGATAAAGGTTgtatttgaagaaaaaaatataatgtgccAATTTGTAACCTCAGAACAACAACTTTTCGGTAGGGaccttgatttttttatttttaggttagaTGTATGTTATCAGATAATAGCTGATTATGAATAGAAATTGTTAGAAATGATAGACCGCTTTTTCAGATTTCTTAAGATGTTCTAGTTTTATCTACACGTCGGATCTGCCGTGTGGTCTGTGTGGTGACGTAAAAGTCGCCAAACCTATGATTCAGACAGACATTTTGTTTGTTCAGTTGCAATAGTAGATAGACTACCTGCAAGGTTGATTTATGTCATCGATAGTGGAACACATATGGAAAATTTCGAGTGATGACGAAAACAGGGCAATTTACCGCAAACAGTAAATTGCCTATTTACACAGGAATTATGACGAAATAACTAAATAGCAGACTTAAATAACTGGACCAACAGGCATCGTATGTCCGCAAAAATAAGGaatgttataaatttgtaCGCAATAATACGGTGAAGATatgaaatatctttataataatttgtaattactTACCAAAATAAGCCACCCACTGGGTAGGCTTTGAATTATCGGCGGAATCTTGATAGTTTAGTTGCACTTGGCACAAAAAAACTTAACCACGATTACAGATTTTATGACACGGTTTTTCGTGCGAAAAACTTTACCGACCATGCCCTATTGccgtttattttaatgatttttacaATGAAACGCGATGAACGTTTCACAAATTGTCACAAAAGGAAATGGTTTGTTCTGCGGTTCGGAAGGAAACGACGAAGCGCGAGCTACGCCATCTGCTCTGTGTCAATATAAATGTCAAGCAAAATAATATCGATTGATGGAACGGAGCATGCGTGTTATTTATTGATCAGTTTACCAAGTAATAGATAgagagaaaattaaataaataaaatatttatttctttaaatcttaaaaaataataatttattatttatagtcaGAAATTACTCAAATAAATAACCGTCGTCGATTAAATTGGCAAAGAAAGAAAGCGTACATTGGAAcgtatttttgacatttaaaacgCCATCTAACGTGTAAGTTGAACAAAAACCAGAAAAGCAAGAAGAAACCTACCTCTAaatgtcaaatataaaaaagcggGAAATTTTGAAtcttacaaacaaaacaataggTTATTCCGTCCTCGCAGCGGTAGAGGAATGAGCCCCTCTGTGAGCTGGAATAACCATTTGCTACAAATATCCAGCTCACAGATTTTGTTTACGCGATTTAGCATACGCGCTGTGATTGACTGATGGCGGTGTAACGTAGTAATGTCGCCAGGTCGCCTCGCTTCTTTTAACCTGTGGACTAGCAACGTAAAGATCAATTCCAACCtccagctgaaagtggccttcgAGTCTTCTTTAGattattggctttgtctaccccataatggatatagacgtatatgAATGTAGACTGTAGAAGATTTTCACCATATAGATAGGTACCTGGTTAATGATATGACGCAATTTATGtgactttatttaatattacacTTATGCTGTCAAACAGGTTTGATCAACGAAGTTGAAATAAGTCATTATGCTAATTATGTATAGatcaaaattattgaaatacatCAGGTATTGTAAAACCCGCTGTTAACCGCGACTTCACCTGTCAAGTCTAAATATTTTCGACGGCGTAACAACAAGATTTTCATTTGTTGCCGCTTTCATTGCCTGTCCGACTGCACTTTCATGTATACTATATAcaaagaaatatatgtatatttgttttctatgtaataaataaacttagaaaaaaccgaactttttttattattcttcgcACCCGGAGCTTCAGGAGTAATTAATATGATTTCTGTGAAATTCCCACTGGAAAGAAGCTCTGGgccaatgtttaatataaagtacCTATGAACTATGTACTTTAGAAAGTACTATCAGGGCGAGTCAACGTTCGCAATACACGACCCACCGCACATATTGGGTTACGGCAGTGGCGACTTAGATGTACAATCGTGTACAGAAGTTAGCATAGCAACGATATTTGAGGATTTTCGAAAGGTAAAGTATCAAACTGAAAATATCGTCCACGTTCCAAGGCGCACTGGTTTGAATCCCACCACTGTCTTGACTCTTCtctgatttacatacattagtttgatgtAAACTTCGTGAATGAACCTGTTCATTCAGTGAAGACGTGGCCTGGAAGACTGAGTCAAAGTCataaaattcgaaattttgAAGACCAAAGCTCTCTTGGATTCAATGAAAGGTTTCAAATCCGTCACTTACGATATGATTGGCTTGAACAATCCGCGCGGGAAGAAAATTTGCAAGCGCacactatatttttcataGCAAACAACCACAATGAAGCAAACTTTAGCCAAATCCTCTACATTGTAGTGTATACAAACAATACAAACGAACTAACACTTGTCTCCCCGAATGTACTGATGCACAGTAGACTGGTTTCAATAGGACCTATTACGTTAATCCACAGCTTACTGTCTTTGTCGCCAATCGGCCGTCAGTCCGTTCAGTTTCGTTTTGAATTTGAGTCCACCATACTGCCCTACATACTggtgattgaaaaaaaaaatgttaatttgaatatggaaattaattttgaaattgatgATACCTATCGGAGTCAAGGTATCGCGATGAAGACTTTTTGTTGCCAgtctttaagttttaatttaataagtttagTGAATTATAAGTGACTATGCAGGTTAAGTGttaataagtacataataatcgacggcctctgtggcgcagcggtagtacgcttgtctgtgacaccaaaggtcccgggttcgaatcccggctagggcatgatgagaaaagaactttctctgattggcctgggtcttggatgtttatctatataagtatttattataaaatatattatcgttgagttagtatctcgtaacacaagtctcgaacttacttcgagactaactcaatctgtgtaatttgtcttgtatatatttaaaaaaaaaaaaaaaaaaaaaaaaaaaaataatcatacatatatacataggtaagttatttttttacttacaagaAGGGGAAAATTATAGTCTATTTAATCCGACAttacgaatttttaaaaactctAGGAGAAGGAAAAGTTAATGGAAAGAGGAAGatcaagaataaaatattttcatcataTAAACCAAAAAGTAAACCTTAcgacatatgtacatacatacatattatcacgtctaggtatatcccttgcggggtagacaaagccaacagtcttgaaaagactaaaaggccacgttcagctgtttggtttaatgatagaattgagattgaaatagtgacaggttgatatcccatcgcctacaagaagaattccaagtttataagcctatcccttaatcccTTTTACGAAggaacgagatagagtggtcctattattttttaattgatgtcGAGAACCACATGTCACGTTAAAACTAAACGTTACAACATaccaagaaataaaatttaagaagacATTACACAACAATttaagaagaaagaaaataagtaaatataatgttacttgACATACCTACGTACATTGTCGTTATGTCGATTCCGGTCGATCGTAACTCTCAATTAAAGATACATAGTTGAATCATGATCTATAGTAAGATCGAAGTGAAACATATTTACGGCTATCATCATCCTCTTGGTGTTAAACCCAGTAACATCATCTCTCTGCAGAGGGACCCGGTTTACGCTtttggtttttacacgaagagaCTCCCATCCGTCTCCACAACCATTACAGAGGCAGTATAATATGACATACTTATTGCCTTGGGTCATGGTAACAGTTGCACTTATAAATGTGACTATTCctatattagtttaaatatttaccgCTATAATCTTGACGTTTCTCCTATTTATTTGGCGacaatcttcttaaaattgtCTTCTGTGGCTTTATTAACAGAAGAATGTCATAAAATTTGTGGTAGTGGTGCTTAAATTTAGTGGCTTGACATTACACAGAAAAGAGATGAGGCACCTTATCtgaatacatatacatatataaaagaagacaCTGACTGACATCAACACACAGCCGAAACCGGTGCATCTAAtatagatttgaaatttagaaTGTAGTCCTAGGGGGGACGGAATTAAGTGGGATTTTATGtttcacgttcagctgtttggtagaattgagattcaaacagctgaacgtggcctatcagtcttttcaagactgttggctctgactacctcGCAAGGAATCATGCGGGCGAAGCCGCCGGCGTAATCTAGTATGCctttaataatgataaatgataaCTTAAGATAACCCTATCTCGTGCATAATATAAGTATCTCCTTGGCCAACCCATCAATGGCCATCTTGTCAGCCTTGTAAATACGAGATCAAAGCGTCacgtcattaatttttaattaactttgtgacaccattttttttaaggaagtTATAGTACTCGACTATTTTTTAGAATACTTCTAACGCCCTGATCCCACGGGAACAGCGAATTTCCGGGATGAAAGGTAAAGGAACGAGTTGAGGATCTGGTGGGTCAGTCAGGTCACATTAAAAACACCCGATTTTCAGATCAAGGCGTGTCATGTCAGGTCGTCATCTCAGTCCAGTCGATAGTCCTTTTTTTACTAatctgtcagtcagttttaTTCGTCTAAATGTCAAGCaatggaggctgaacggccgcgAAAGTACAATTGGTTACGTTAAGATGGAAAATGCACTTACGTGGTTAGTACGCTTAGAGTGACTGATATTTAAGTAAGGATGTATAAAATTGGTACCTAAACGTACCTAGATTACTTAGTTATTATGTATCCGACTTTGATTTAGCACGATaaggtaacaaataaacaaaccataatgtaggtaggtacttacttaatttttggTATCAATGTGGGTATTTACATAAACATGCTCAATAAAAAGATTATGGTAACTATTATTTAACAAGCTAATGAAAATGCGCAATTGTAATTGCTTTCGCAAACTGGTTCGTTAAGtactttatattatgatatacttatttggaagtaggtacttacttttttaagttttaaactttCTGCTTGTTGTTTTcatcagaaatattttttttttaattttgcgtGGTTGTGTACAGTGATAGCATAGAAATCAAAATTCCCAAACTTATTGTTTATGAagtctattaaaattttcactacCATTAACTTTCTTTGTATTTGGGAAGCAaaggtatgtatgtgttgaataaatataatattatgcaagTCTGCTACTGTTTGTAAAAGTAaactcatttattatttacatgaacaaaataaaaaagtttttggtATCTCGGTATGAATTTccaaataattattgattgCTTAATCTCGAAGTATAGAAAAACTTTACGTCTCCAGGGTCGGTTCACGAATCAAAAACTTAACACATTTTTGCAATACTTGTGATTGCCTAGATGATAGAAACGA from Amyelois transitella isolate CPQ chromosome 24, ilAmyTran1.1, whole genome shotgun sequence harbors:
- the LOC106135924 gene encoding thyroid transcription factor 1-associated protein 26, with product MDSKKDSFFFSNKKGNPKNDDSKQQQKEKRQNQFNKNRNIGDAGTKKEKSADEKKPFDKKTYRLKKYSKKYKLEQWEEQRKKKLLRNYYKDVKNETAGSYKPKSFDEDNVDSGKEVGKFVRHPDLIEKENKIKNKDPFQKAKEQYSKIQQEKLEKKHEKEKMKEERMQKLQEYKKKKQDRFKKLSRKTKKGQPVMTGRLELLLEKIQKGGN